The proteins below are encoded in one region of Candidatus Saganbacteria bacterium:
- the folE gene encoding GTP cyclohydrolase I FolE, whose amino-acid sequence MINLKKIEKAVKEILEAIGEDVDREGIKGTPARVARMYAELFAGLSKDPAKELTMFHNEDHEEMVMVRDIPFYSMCEHHLIPFIGMAHIVYIPRKGHITGLSKLVRVVEAFAKRPQVQERLTSQIADLLMKKMNPHGVLVIIEAEHLCMSMRGVKKPGAITTTSAVRGIFRRNAATRAEALSLIKSK is encoded by the coding sequence ATGATCAACCTTAAAAAGATAGAAAAAGCAGTAAAAGAAATACTTGAGGCCATAGGCGAGGATGTCGACCGCGAGGGCATCAAGGGCACGCCCGCAAGGGTCGCAAGGATGTACGCGGAACTCTTTGCCGGGCTTTCAAAAGATCCTGCCAAAGAGCTGACCATGTTCCATAATGAAGACCACGAAGAGATGGTGATGGTCCGCGACATACCTTTTTACTCGATGTGCGAGCATCATCTTATCCCTTTCATCGGCATGGCGCATATAGTCTATATCCCGCGAAAGGGCCACATAACCGGCCTTTCAAAGCTCGTGCGGGTAGTGGAGGCTTTTGCAAAGAGGCCACAGGTGCAGGAAAGGCTGACATCCCAGATCGCAGACCTGCTGATGAAGAAAATGAACCCCCACGGTGTACTGGTGATCATAGAAGCCGAACACCTTTGCATGTCGATGCGCGGGGTCAAAAAGCCCGGGGCCATCACGACGACCTCGGCTGTCAGGGGCATATTCCGCAGGAATGCCGCAACCAGGGCAGAAGCCCTTTCCCTCATAAAGAGCAAATGA
- a CDS encoding family 10 glycosylhydrolase: protein MWVTRFKMDSKEKIDNFVKAAAENGFNTLFVQVCGRGVAFYRSDILPSVDTGFDPLAYTVEKSHSRGISVHAWINTFLVWSTSEAPEQQDHIVVLHPEWILETRPMLFLNPAYKEVRDHLKDVCLEVAEKYDVDGLHLDYIRYPDSKSGFDNYSKRQYFNSFGVDPSYLVTNPQCLKDNYGPDGYRKIKDKWTDYRCANVTGLVAGLKEALKRSGRDISLSAAVYPDIVEAREDKGQDWLSWLNNGIVDFVVPMIYSDDPDKIKDMVLLDASLSKKKNSVVAGLAAFKMDADMTVRQIKMVRHYMMYYGSLYGVSLFSYDCVSLKPLYLEKLRKHAF from the coding sequence ATGTGGGTGACAAGGTTTAAGATGGATTCAAAAGAAAAGATCGATAATTTCGTGAAAGCCGCGGCGGAGAACGGCTTTAACACGCTCTTTGTACAGGTCTGCGGCAGAGGCGTTGCTTTTTACAGGTCGGACATACTTCCATCCGTCGATACCGGATTTGACCCCCTGGCATATACTGTCGAAAAATCCCACAGCCGGGGGATAAGTGTCCATGCATGGATAAACACATTCCTTGTATGGTCAACTTCCGAGGCTCCGGAACAGCAGGACCATATCGTCGTACTGCACCCCGAATGGATACTCGAGACAAGGCCTATGCTTTTCCTGAACCCGGCATACAAAGAAGTAAGGGACCATCTGAAAGATGTCTGCCTGGAAGTCGCGGAAAAATATGATGTCGACGGGTTGCATCTTGATTATATTAGATATCCTGACTCAAAGTCCGGTTTTGATAATTATTCTAAGAGGCAATATTTCAATTCGTTCGGTGTCGACCCTTCATATCTGGTCACAAACCCGCAATGTCTAAAAGATAATTACGGGCCTGACGGTTACAGGAAAATAAAGGATAAATGGACTGATTACAGGTGCGCTAACGTGACGGGACTTGTAGCCGGGTTAAAGGAGGCGTTAAAACGGTCGGGCAGGGATATTTCTTTGTCCGCGGCCGTATATCCGGACATCGTCGAAGCAAGGGAAGATAAAGGCCAGGACTGGCTTTCGTGGCTCAATAACGGCATAGTGGATTTTGTCGTGCCGATGATCTATTCAGATGATCCGGACAAAATAAAGGATATGGTCCTTCTTGACGCGTCGCTTTCCAAAAAGAAAAATTCGGTGGTTGCGGGGCTCGCAGCTTTTAAAATGGACGCGGACATGACCGTCCGCCAGATCAAAATGGTAAGGCACTATATGATGTATTATGGGTCTCTTTACGGGGTCTCATTGTTCTCCTATGACTGCGTCAGCCTCAAACCGCTTTATCTTGAAAAGTTAAGAAAGCATGCCTTCTGA
- the dprA gene encoding DNA-processing protein DprA, with the protein MPSETQYLIALSGIPELGPARIKKLLEHFGSAEEIWKAGSEKLSVAEGIGEKLASHIKRSRQADPGSIRTEFDGGIKAISISDSSYPKRLLNIYDPPAVLYIKGEILPEDSVCIAVVGTRNPSSYGRDMTRALVKDLAQAGVTIVSGLAIGIDSFAHQAAVEAGGRTIAVLGTGIKKIYPSQNRGLAEKLISSGALVCEYYEVAEIDKWAFPKRNRIISGLSMGTLVIEGSSDSGSLITAGFAVEQDRDVFALPGQIDRDLSRAPNALIKQGAKLVENAGDILEELNIIPVSANNSSVVAMDRLSEDEKLIMEIIAFEPAHIDAIASRSSRPIPEIIFILSNLIFKSAAKELPGKYFYRT; encoded by the coding sequence ATGCCTTCTGAGACCCAATACCTCATCGCTTTAAGCGGCATACCGGAACTCGGTCCCGCGAGGATAAAAAAACTGCTGGAACATTTCGGTTCAGCTGAAGAGATATGGAAAGCAGGAAGCGAAAAATTGTCCGTGGCCGAAGGGATCGGGGAAAAGCTTGCTTCGCATATCAAGAGAAGCCGGCAGGCAGACCCGGGCAGTATCAGGACGGAGTTTGACGGCGGGATAAAAGCGATATCAATTTCGGACAGTTCGTATCCAAAAAGACTCCTCAATATTTACGACCCTCCCGCGGTCTTGTATATAAAAGGAGAAATACTGCCTGAAGATTCGGTCTGCATCGCCGTGGTAGGCACAAGAAATCCCTCATCATACGGAAGGGACATGACAAGGGCTCTGGTAAAGGACCTCGCGCAGGCGGGGGTGACCATCGTCTCCGGCCTGGCAATAGGAATAGATTCCTTTGCGCATCAGGCTGCTGTCGAAGCGGGAGGAAGGACGATAGCTGTCCTTGGCACAGGGATAAAAAAGATATATCCTTCACAAAACAGGGGTTTGGCAGAAAAATTAATAAGCAGCGGCGCTCTTGTCTGCGAGTATTATGAGGTCGCGGAGATCGATAAGTGGGCTTTCCCGAAAAGGAACAGGATCATTTCAGGCCTTTCGATGGGAACTCTCGTGATAGAAGGATCATCCGACAGCGGGTCGCTCATAACAGCGGGTTTTGCCGTTGAACAGGACAGGGATGTATTTGCTCTTCCGGGACAGATAGACAGGGACCTCAGCAGGGCGCCGAACGCTCTTATCAAGCAGGGAGCAAAGCTTGTGGAAAATGCGGGGGACATACTGGAAGAACTCAACATAATACCGGTCTCTGCTAATAACAGCTCGGTCGTTGCCATGGACCGGCTCTCGGAAGACGAAAAGCTGATAATGGAGATCATCGCGTTTGAACCCGCACATATCGATGCTATAGCGTCAAGATCGTCAAGACCCATCCCCGAGATCATTTTCATCCTGTCGAATTTAATATTTAAGAGCGCTGCAAAAGAGCTGCCCGGTAAATATTTTTATCGGACATAA